From Rhodopseudomonas palustris:
CATCACGCAGGACCCGCCTGCCGCCGGCGGTTGGCGGCTGCGCTACGCGGCGACGATGCAGGGGATGCGCGACGCGATCGACGCGCGGATCCGGCTCGCGCTCGACGGCGACCAGCGTTCGATCGCCACTGCGCTGATCACCGGCCGCCGCGACGCGATCTCGACGCCGGTCAACGACGCGATGTTCGTCTCCGGGCTCGGCCACGTGCTGTCGATCTCCGGCTATCACATGGCGGTCGTGGCCGGGGTGGTGTTCTTCGCGGTGCGCGCGGCTCTCGCGCTGATCCCGGCGCTGACGGTGACGTTTCCGATCAAGAAGGCGGCCGCCGCCGCGGCGCTCGCCGCTGCCGCATTCTATCTGCTGCTGTCCGGCGCCGAGGTCGCGACGCAACGCTCGTTCCTGATGACGGCCGTGGTGCTGATCGCGGTGATGGTCGATCGCCGTGCCATCACGTTTCGCACGCTGGCGATCGCCGCCCTGGTGGTGCTGCTGATCGCGCCGGAATCGCTGGTGCATCCGAGCTTCCAGATGTCGTTCGCGGCGACGCTGGGGCTGGTCGCCCTGGTGCAGATCGGCATGCCGGGGCTGTTCGCCACCGCGGACAGTTCGACGACCGCGCGCGCGGCGCTGTGGGGCGGGCGCGAGATCGCGATGCTGGCGCTGGCGTCGCTGGTCGCGGGGCTCGCGACCACGCCCTATGCGGCCTATCACTTCCACCGCGTCACACCATACGGCGTGATCGCCAATCTGCTGGCGATGCCGGTGGTGTCGGCGATGGTGATGCCGGCGGGCCTGCTCGGGCTGGCGGCGATGCCGTTCGGTCTCGACGGGGTGTTCTGGCGGATCATGGAGATCGGCATCGACTGGATGATCGTGGTGTCGCTGTGGGTCGCGGCGCTGCCGGGCGCCATCGGCAGGATCGCGGCGTTCGGGAGCGGGCCATTGCTACTCGCGTCGCTCGGCGTCGTTCTGCTCGGCCTGCTACGCACGCCGCTGCGCTATGCCGGGCTGGCGCTGCTGGGGCTTTCGACCGGCTGGGCGCTGCTGACGCCGCAGCCCGAGATTCTGATCGCCGGTGACGGACGGCAGGTCGCGTTGCGCGGGCCCGATGGAAGGCTGCGGCTGATGCAGAGCGGTGGCGACCAGTTCAGGATCAGGCAATGGCTCGCGGCCGATGCGGATTCGCGTGCGGCAGACGCACCGTCGTTGCGTGACGGCGTGTCGTGCGACGCCGACGGCTGCGTCGCGGCGCTGGCGGATGGCGGGTTGGTGGCGCTGTCGTTCCGGGCCGATGGTGTCGCTGATGACTGCGCGCGGGCGACGCTGGTGATCGCGCTGGCACAGCCGCCGCCGGATTGCGCCGCGCGTCTGATCAGCGCCGAACTGCTGAAAAGCAGCGGCGCGCTGGCGTTGCGACGAAACGAGGGCGCGGACGGTGGCTTCGTGACCGTCGCGGTGCGGCCGAAAGGGCTCGACCGGCCGTGGTCACCGGCGCCCGCCGACGTGCCACAAGAATCCCCGGGCAGCGCTCCGACGCAGCGGACACCGCCACGTCCCGCACCGGTCGACGCCACGCCGGCGGCGCCGGATCAGCACGACGAGGACTGAGCCCGCGCCTCGTTCGTGCGAGGCGTGCCGCTCAGTACTTGCGATACAGCCCGATCAGCTTGCCCTGAATCCGCACCCGGTTCGGCGGCAGGATGCGGACCTCGTAGGCGGAATTGGCGGGCTCCAGCGCGATCGATGCGCCGCGGCGGCGGAAGCGCTTCAGCGTCGCTTCCTCCTCGTCGATCAGCGCCACCACGATGTCGCCGGTATCGGCGCTCTCGTTGCGCTGGATCAGCGCCATGTCGCCGTCGAGGATGCCGGCATCCATCATCGAATCGCCGCGCACTTCCAGCGCGTAATGCTCGCCGGAGCCGAGCATGTCCGGCGGCACGCTGATGGTGTGGCTGCGGGTCTGCAGCGCCTCGATCGGCGTGCCGGCGGCGATCCGGCCCATCACCGGCACCGCGACGTTGCGATCCGAATCGTCGTCGTCGCGTTGCGGGCTCGGCGGGCGGACCCGGCCGAGATTGCCCTCGATCACGCTCGGGGTGAAGCCGCGGCGGCCGCCGCCGCTGTTGCCGCCGAGATCGGGCAGCTTGATCACCTCGATGGCGCGGGCGCGGTTGGGCAGGCGGCGGATGAAGCCGCGCTCCTCCAGCGCCGTGATCAGGCGGTGAATGCCCGATTTGGAGCGCAAGTCGAGCGCGTCCTTCATCTCGTCGAACGAGGGGGGAACGCCGGCTTCCTTCAGCCGCTCGTTGATGAATTTCAGCAACTCGAACTGTTTGCGCGTCAGCATCTCGACCATTCCCCAGATCTGGCGACGATCGCCGTGTCGTCGTGCCGTCCGTTCATTGCGCCATGAAGTTCGACAGGCGAGGCGCAATTACTCGAAACAAATCATGAACGAACACTATATGTTCAGTATGTGTTCCGCAACCTCTTAATTTCAGGTCAACAAATTTGCGGATCGCTATTCCGGAAGCTTAAGGATGAGACAGCTCGATCCCGCTGCGGCGGCCGGTGCGAAGGGCGGACGGACGATCAGCGCCTGCGCTGCGGACAGCCGCGCCAGCAGCGACGAATCCTGGCGGTCGACCGGCGTCGCCAGCCATTGTCCGTCGTCGCGCAGCGCCAGTTGGGCGCGCAGATAGTCCTCGCGCTGGTCGTTGGCGGCCAGGTCGGCGCCGAGCACGGCGGGGAGGCGCCGATGCATCGATTCGCTCCGCCCCGACAGCGCCCGGATCAGCGGCACCATGAACAGAACCGCGCAGACATAGGACGACACCGGATTGCCGGGCAGGCCGATCACCCGCATCGGGCCGAGCCGGCCGTGCATCATCGGCTTGCCCGGCCGCATCGCGATCTTCCAGAACGCGATCGTGGTGCCTTCTGCCTCCAGCGACGACTTGACCAGATCGTGGTCGCCGGCCGACGCGCCGCCGGTCGTCACCAGCACATCGACGCAGAGGTCGCGGGCGCGCGCGATCGCCGCACGGGTGGCCTCGATGGTGTCGGCGGCGATGCCGAGATCAATCACCTCGGCGCCCTCGCTGCGCGCCAGCGCCCGCAGCGCGTAGCCGTTGGAATAGACGATCTGGCCGGGGCCGAGCGCTGCGCCCGGCATCACCAGCTCGTCGCCGGTGGCGAGCATGGCGACGCGCGGCCTGCGGTGCACCGGCAGCGCTGGATGGTTCATGCCGGCGGCGAGCGCGAGGTCGCGGTCGCTGAGCCTGTGGCCCGCACGCAGCAGCACTTCGCCCTCGGTGAAATCGATCCCGGCGGGGCGGATGTGGCGGCCGTGGCGGGCGGCTTCGGTGATGGTCACCTGATCGCCGTCGCGCACGGTGTCTTCCTGGATCACCACGGTATCGGCGCCGTCGGGGATGACGCCGCCGGTGAAGATCCGCAGCGCTTGCCCTGGGCCGACGGATTGTTCCGCCGGCCGGCCGGCGGCGATCTCGCCGATCACGGTGAGCCGCGCCGGCGCGGTCGCGACATCGGCTGCGCGCACCGCATAGCCGTCCATCGCCGACATCGGCTGCGGCGGCTGGGTCCGCAATGCTGCGAGATCGCGCGCCAGCACGCGGCCATGCGCGTCGTCGAGCGCGACCATCTCCTCGGCAAGGCCCGCTGCGCAGTCGAGCACCGCGGCCAGCGCATCGGCGACCGGCATCAGCGCCATCGGCGCGCTCCGGGGCTGGCGGCGGACCGATCCGGTCCGGCAAGGCGAGGGTGGCGTGTCATGATCCGGCTTTAGGGGCGTCGCGACGCTTGCGCAAGATCCGCCAAAGGCTCCGCCGGACCCGCGTGCCGCGCGGGTCAAACGAAATCCTAATTGTCTGCAGAAGCCCCCGAGCGGTAGGACGGGAGGGTGGCGAGGTTCGGGCCGCCGGACAGGGAGTGCGCAGATGGGCGATGATTTTGCGAAATGGCTGTTGCGGATCGTCGGCGTCATCGGGCTGATCGCGTTCGGCACCACCTATGCGATCCGGCACGACTGGAGCCGGGGCTGGATGCCGTCCGCCAATCCGGAATATGCGCCGCCAGCGGCGAGCGCCCCCGAGCCGGCTGCGCCGGCTGCCCAGCCGGCCGCACCCGCGGCGCAGGCGACGTCGCCTGCGGCGCCCATCAACGCACCAGCGGCCCCGCCTGCCGCCGCAGCGGCGCCATCAGCGGCCTCCGCACCCGCCGCCGCCCGCGCTTATGTGCCGTGCCAGCCGATCGGCCGCACCGCCCGGGGCGAATTGGTGTACTCGATGGACTGCCGCACGCCGCCGCAGTAGCGCCGCGGCGGCTACGCCGGTCCTGCGGACGGCGTTGCCACGGCCTCGTCCTTCGCCTGCACCATCACCGGCAGATAGACCTGCGCGAATTCCGGCGGCAGGCGGCGCGGGCGGCCGCTCGACATTTCGATGCAGACGAGCTGCCAGCGCCCGCGCATCACGGTGGCGCGGTCGCGCAGCCGGATGAGCTGGAAGCGGCGCTCCATCAGGAGCTTGCCGTCGCTGCCATAGACCCAGGTGCCGAGCAGCAACTCATCGCCGAGATGACTCGGCAGCAGGTAGTCGTATTCGCCGCGCCGGATCGCCATCGCGCGGTCGATCCGCTGCCAGTCGGCGAGCGCGAGACCGAGCGCTTCGGAATGCGCCCAGCCGACGCTGTCGCACCAGCGCACATAGACCGAATTGTTGGTGTGGTTGAGGCCGTCGATGTCGGCCGGGCCGGGCACCATCGTCAGCGTGAACGGGTTCGGGTGGTCCCAGTCGAGGTCGGAGGCTGCGGCGGTCATGGCAATCGTCGGCACTCGTGCGCGGGCCGTCACAGCCCGAGTTGATCCAGCGCCTGCGCCACGTCCGCGGAGGAGCGTACATGGACGGCGCGGAGCCCGCGCTCGCGCGCGGCCGCGATGTTTTCGGCCAGATCGTCGAAGAACACAATGCGCTCGGGCTTCACGCCGATCGCCGCCACCACGAAGTCATAGGCCTCGGCGTTCGGCTTGCGCATCCCGATCCGCGACGACAGGAACAGCTCGCGGAACGGCGTCAGCAGTTCAGCATAGTGCTCCAGGAAATGCGCGACATGCGCGTCGTTGGTATTGGAAAGCGCATACAGCGGCAGATGCTTTGCGGCGCGCGCAAGTTGCGCCGCGATCCCCGGCATCTCGCCGATGAAGATCGCATTCCAGCCCTCGCGCAATTGATCGTCGGACAGGTCGAGCCGCAGCGCCTCGCGCACCGCGGCGAAGAATTCCGCGTCGGTGACGTGGCCGGTCTCGTAGCGATGGAAGGTGTCGTTGCGCGCCAGCATCGCCATCATCGCGGACGGGTCGCTGCCGAGTTCGACCGCCCAGGCTTTGAGCGTGCGTGCCAGATCGAAGTCGATCACGACCCGTCCAAGATCAAACAGCAGCGCCTCGGCCGCGCCAGGAGTGAGAGTGCTTGTCATCTGCGAATACCTAACGCGAAGAGAGGGAGGGACAGGGTCAGCTAAATTGCACCGAATCTGGTCGAGGAACATTGTCGACGAACGACAACCGTTTGTTCACGCGTGCTGTTTAGAACACCGGGAGACGCGCAGCGACAACGTCTTCGACACGTTCGAGATCATCGCTGCGCCGGATCTGATCACCGGCGCTCCGCCCATGCGCATCCACAGTGACTTGATTGACGACCCGTCCACAGCATCGGATCCCTGCCGATGCTGACGGGGAACGGCCGTTGCAAGAAAAAGGCCCAGGAAGAGCAGGCCGGCGCTCACGGCTGGTTCGTCACCTTCGCCGACCTGATGGGCCTGCTGGTGAGCTTTTTCGTCGTGCTGGTGTCGTTCTCGACCCAGGACGTCAAGAAGCTGCAGATCGTCGCCGGCTCGATGCGCGACGCCTTCGGCGTGCAGTACCAGGCGCGCTATTCGGGTACGGTCGAGACCGACGGCATGCCGGTTCAGGGCAGGGTCGCCAGCACCGACAACGCCTCGCTGGATCAGGCCGGGGGCGCGGGCAGTTCGGCGCAGGCCAAGGCCGAACGCGAATTCGCGCTGGCGTCGGCGTCGCTCAGGCAGGCGTTGCAGGATGTGCCCGAACTGTCCGAATTGTCCAAGAACGTGGTGTTCGAGGAAACTCCGACCGGCCTCAATCTCGAACTCACCGATCAGGACGGCCGGCCGATGTTTCCGGACGGCTCGTCGGTCCCGTACGAGCGGACCCGCATGCTGATCGCAAGGCTGGCGGCGCCGCTGCGTGCGATCTCGCTGCGGGTCAATATCGTCGGTCACACCGCCGCGACGCCGGTGCCGGACAACGACGACTACGACGCGTTCGATCTGTCGACCGGGCGCGCCAATGCGGTGCGCCAGATCCTGAAACACGAGGGACTGTCATCGAGCCGCGTGAAGTCGGTGGCGGGCAAGGGCGACGGCGAACCGCTGTTTCCGGAAGCGCCGATGCTGGCCGCCAACCGCCGGGTGACCATCAGCCTGCTGCGGGAGAGCCCGCCGCTGCCGCCGGATATGCATCCCTGACAACCTTTTGGTCGAATATTCGCAGGTGAATTCTCAGAACGAGACGCCGATCCGGCGGGCGCGTTTCCACACCATCCTGCATTTCTTCTTGGTGCCGCCGTGTAGCAGCTCGAACCGCGTCGGCAGCGTCGCGTCGGCATTCAACTCGATGCAGGCCCCGCCGGCGGAGTAATCCACCATGCGACACGGAATCACCGGCACCTTGGGGCCGACGATCAGGCTTGCAGAACTTGATACCAGCCCGCTGGGGCGCACACGTGCAAATCGTCGCTGTTGTTGGGTCATCACGCGAGCCTGTCGCAACCCCGCCGGGAGTCGGCGGTTCCGGTATTGCAGCGCAGACTTGTTAAATTCCTGTTTGCACAGTCTCCGACCTGTCGCACCGGATACGGGCCCGGGTTCCGGGATGTCCACCCGGGGCTCGCTGCGATGCACAACCGCTGGCACGGGCGCATGTTCATGGATGCCTCCTCACTCCCAGTGTTGATCCATCCAGTCTCGAACGATCAGCGGCGAACTACGCGCCGATGTCTGAG
This genomic window contains:
- a CDS encoding ComEC/Rec2 family competence protein, coding for MERGDRAGARTKARTWPTRAATRAGARAPFGVSWGAGLWPAAAETLRDWARAEAGPGRLLPFVPVAFGAGIALYFAADHEPVAWVASLAAAVFGVAAFLLRRNRAFPLAVLITAFAAGFAVIALKAQRIAHPVLAKPVQAATLKGFVETREERERTDRFVLRVTEMDTAGRAPALPRVRLSVRKGTAPAVGSFVSLKARLLPPLSPLRPGAYDFGRDLYFQGIAASGFALGAVITQDPPAAGGWRLRYAATMQGMRDAIDARIRLALDGDQRSIATALITGRRDAISTPVNDAMFVSGLGHVLSISGYHMAVVAGVVFFAVRAALALIPALTVTFPIKKAAAAAALAAAAFYLLLSGAEVATQRSFLMTAVVLIAVMVDRRAITFRTLAIAALVVLLIAPESLVHPSFQMSFAATLGLVALVQIGMPGLFATADSSTTARAALWGGREIAMLALASLVAGLATTPYAAYHFHRVTPYGVIANLLAMPVVSAMVMPAGLLGLAAMPFGLDGVFWRIMEIGIDWMIVVSLWVAALPGAIGRIAAFGSGPLLLASLGVVLLGLLRTPLRYAGLALLGLSTGWALLTPQPEILIAGDGRQVALRGPDGRLRLMQSGGDQFRIRQWLAADADSRAADAPSLRDGVSCDADGCVAALADGGLVALSFRADGVADDCARATLVIALAQPPPDCAARLISAELLKSSGALALRRNEGADGGFVTVAVRPKGLDRPWSPAPADVPQESPGSAPTQRTPPRPAPVDATPAAPDQHDED
- the lexA gene encoding transcriptional repressor LexA, with the protein product MLTRKQFELLKFINERLKEAGVPPSFDEMKDALDLRSKSGIHRLITALEERGFIRRLPNRARAIEVIKLPDLGGNSGGGRRGFTPSVIEGNLGRVRPPSPQRDDDDSDRNVAVPVMGRIAAGTPIEALQTRSHTISVPPDMLGSGEHYALEVRGDSMMDAGILDGDMALIQRNESADTGDIVVALIDEEEATLKRFRRRGASIALEPANSAYEVRILPPNRVRIQGKLIGLYRKY
- the glp gene encoding gephyrin-like molybdotransferase Glp, which translates into the protein MALMPVADALAAVLDCAAGLAEEMVALDDAHGRVLARDLAALRTQPPQPMSAMDGYAVRAADVATAPARLTVIGEIAAGRPAEQSVGPGQALRIFTGGVIPDGADTVVIQEDTVRDGDQVTITEAARHGRHIRPAGIDFTEGEVLLRAGHRLSDRDLALAAGMNHPALPVHRRPRVAMLATGDELVMPGAALGPGQIVYSNGYALRALARSEGAEVIDLGIAADTIEATRAAIARARDLCVDVLVTTGGASAGDHDLVKSSLEAEGTTIAFWKIAMRPGKPMMHGRLGPMRVIGLPGNPVSSYVCAVLFMVPLIRALSGRSESMHRRLPAVLGADLAANDQREDYLRAQLALRDDGQWLATPVDRQDSSLLARLSAAQALIVRPPFAPAAAAGSSCLILKLPE
- a CDS encoding thioesterase family protein, whose amino-acid sequence is MTAAASDLDWDHPNPFTLTMVPGPADIDGLNHTNNSVYVRWCDSVGWAHSEALGLALADWQRIDRAMAIRRGEYDYLLPSHLGDELLLGTWVYGSDGKLLMERRFQLIRLRDRATVMRGRWQLVCIEMSSGRPRRLPPEFAQVYLPVMVQAKDEAVATPSAGPA
- a CDS encoding HAD family phosphatase, with the protein product MTSTLTPGAAEALLFDLGRVVIDFDLARTLKAWAVELGSDPSAMMAMLARNDTFHRYETGHVTDAEFFAAVREALRLDLSDDQLREGWNAIFIGEMPGIAAQLARAAKHLPLYALSNTNDAHVAHFLEHYAELLTPFRELFLSSRIGMRKPNAEAYDFVVAAIGVKPERIVFFDDLAENIAAARERGLRAVHVRSSADVAQALDQLGL
- a CDS encoding flagellar motor protein MotB: MLTGNGRCKKKAQEEQAGAHGWFVTFADLMGLLVSFFVVLVSFSTQDVKKLQIVAGSMRDAFGVQYQARYSGTVETDGMPVQGRVASTDNASLDQAGGAGSSAQAKAEREFALASASLRQALQDVPELSELSKNVVFEETPTGLNLELTDQDGRPMFPDGSSVPYERTRMLIARLAAPLRAISLRVNIVGHTAATPVPDNDDYDAFDLSTGRANAVRQILKHEGLSSSRVKSVAGKGDGEPLFPEAPMLAANRRVTISLLRESPPLPPDMHP
- a CDS encoding PilZ domain-containing protein, translating into MTQQQRRFARVRPSGLVSSSASLIVGPKVPVIPCRMVDYSAGGACIELNADATLPTRFELLHGGTKKKCRMVWKRARRIGVSF